A stretch of Pseudanabaena sp. BC1403 DNA encodes these proteins:
- a CDS encoding translation initiation factor, translating into MTKNRVVYREFGVPEEDDSENNVVDLPPQQQNPRIQVTRRGKGGKTVTEVTGFQTTPENLAKLTKQLKNQCGTGGTSKDQAIEIQGDCSQKILQILLSLGYKAKISGK; encoded by the coding sequence ATGACAAAAAATCGTGTAGTTTATCGTGAGTTTGGTGTACCTGAGGAAGATGATTCAGAAAATAATGTGGTTGATTTACCGCCGCAGCAACAAAATCCTCGGATTCAAGTAACACGCAGAGGTAAGGGCGGCAAGACCGTAACTGAGGTGACAGGATTTCAGACTACACCTGAGAATTTGGCAAAGCTGACTAAGCAGTTAAAAAATCAATGCGGCACTGGTGGCACATCGAAAGATCAAGCGATCGAGATTCAAGGCGATTGCAGTCAAAAAATCTTGCAGATTTTGCTTAGCTTAGGTTACAAAGCCAAAATAAGCGGTAAATAA
- a CDS encoding acetate kinase, producing the protein MKILVLNAGSSSQKSCLYDLEDTLPDTPPVPIWEASIDWTHHDGFAEIKVKPQHGKVLEEEISSTSRPEIITHMLETLWSGESPVLQSPSEIDIIGHRVVHGGAEYRQSTIINTEVKEAISKLAIFAPVHNPANLEGINAAEKLFENIPQVAVFDTAFHAHLSPAAYTYAIPTKYTEQGIRRYGFHGISHQYCCDRAAQILNRNIEDLRLITCHLGNGCSLAAIRNGQSIDTTMGFTPLEGLVMGSRSGSIDAGILIHLLRQPDMDVEKLDRILNRESGLLGVSGISADLRPIIKAIAEGNTQAQLAFDVYVHSLRSHIGSMLASLGGLDALVFTAGVGENAPLVREMACTGFEFLGLKLDLVKNNQRLMDVDIATPDSAVRVLVIHTQEDWEIARECWHLK; encoded by the coding sequence ATGAAGATACTAGTTCTGAATGCGGGATCGAGTAGCCAAAAAAGTTGTCTGTACGATTTAGAAGATACATTGCCTGATACGCCACCTGTACCAATTTGGGAAGCAAGCATCGACTGGACACATCATGATGGGTTTGCGGAAATAAAGGTTAAGCCACAACATGGGAAAGTTCTAGAAGAAGAGATATCCTCAACGTCTCGTCCTGAGATCATCACTCATATGCTCGAAACTCTGTGGAGTGGGGAATCTCCAGTTCTCCAAAGTCCATCAGAAATAGATATCATCGGTCATCGTGTTGTACATGGTGGAGCAGAATATCGCCAAAGTACGATCATTAATACCGAAGTAAAAGAAGCGATCTCAAAATTAGCAATATTCGCACCAGTACATAATCCTGCCAATTTGGAAGGAATTAATGCTGCCGAAAAGCTATTTGAAAATATTCCACAAGTTGCTGTATTCGACACCGCTTTTCATGCACATTTATCACCTGCGGCCTATACCTATGCGATCCCTACAAAATATACAGAACAAGGGATTCGTCGCTATGGCTTTCATGGCATTAGTCATCAATATTGTTGCGATCGCGCCGCCCAAATCCTCAATCGCAATATCGAAGACTTACGTCTGATTACCTGTCATTTGGGAAATGGATGTTCGCTCGCCGCCATTCGTAATGGTCAAAGTATTGACACGACCATGGGATTTACTCCCCTCGAAGGTTTAGTAATGGGCAGTCGTTCTGGTTCCATTGATGCAGGAATTCTCATTCATTTGTTGCGTCAACCTGATATGGATGTAGAGAAACTCGATCGCATACTTAATCGCGAATCAGGTTTGTTAGGAGTTTCAGGGATTTCAGCGGATCTGCGTCCAATTATTAAGGCGATCGCTGAAGGTAACACGCAAGCGCAATTAGCCTTTGATGTATATGTGCATAGCTTGCGATCGCATATCGGCTCAATGTTAGCCAGTCTCGGCGGCTTAGATGCCTTAGTATTCACCGCAGGCGTTGGCGAAAATGCTCCTTTAGTTAGAGAGATGGCTTGTACAGGATTTGAGTTTTTAGGGCTGAAACTGGATTTAGTTAAGAATAATCAGAGATTGATGGATGTAGATATTGCTACGCCTGATTCAGCAGTGCGAGTTTTAGTAATCCATACACAAGAAGACTGGGAAATCGCTCGTGAATGTTGGCATCTAAAATAA
- a CDS encoding histidine phosphatase family protein — MSLKLYLLRHGETAYSRTGGYCGELDPELTDNGKKMAAAFADAHKAIAWDAIIVSPMKRTIATATPLCEAVGMKMQLNDGIKELRYGKWEGQTNEFVKENYSEDYLRWLTEPAWNPPTGGETAVQLASRASLVVAEIQEKYTSGNVLLVSHKATIRVILCSLLGIDMGRYRDRIDVPAASLSIVQFGSLGPKLTVLGDRSFMDDELRSLSGT; from the coding sequence ATGAGTTTAAAACTGTATCTACTCCGTCATGGAGAAACCGCCTATAGTCGCACTGGTGGCTATTGTGGCGAACTTGACCCAGAGTTAACTGATAATGGTAAAAAAATGGCAGCAGCCTTTGCTGATGCCCATAAAGCGATCGCATGGGATGCGATTATTGTTAGCCCAATGAAACGGACGATCGCCACAGCTACACCTTTATGTGAAGCTGTGGGCATGAAGATGCAATTGAACGATGGAATCAAAGAATTACGTTATGGCAAATGGGAAGGACAAACCAATGAGTTTGTCAAAGAGAACTACAGCGAAGACTATCTGCGTTGGCTAACGGAACCTGCATGGAATCCACCTACAGGTGGCGAGACAGCGGTGCAGCTTGCTAGTCGGGCTTCGTTAGTAGTAGCCGAAATCCAAGAAAAATATACATCAGGCAATGTGTTATTAGTTTCGCATAAGGCAACGATTCGGGTAATTCTCTGTAGTCTATTGGGAATCGATATGGGCAGATATCGCGATCGCATTGATGTTCCTGCTGCTTCGCTGAGCATTGTCCAGTTTGGTTCGCTTGGTCCTAAGCTCACAGTTTTAGGCGATCGCAGTTTTATGGACGATGAATTGCGATCGCTGTCAGGCACTTAG
- a CDS encoding phosphoketolase, with protein sequence MVSTPLKMADTDSLNTAISCYGTARSTVAGSPLSAEELRKTDAYWRACNYLAIGMIYLRENPLLREPLKPEHIKNRLLGHWGSSPGMSFVYTHLNRLIKKYDLNAIFLAGPGHGAPGILGPVYLEGTYSEVYHDISEDEEGMKLFFKQFSFPGGIGSHCTPETPGSIHEGGELGYSVSHAYGTVFDNPDLISVVMVGDGESETGPLATAWHSNKFINPIRDGAVLPILHLNGYKINNPTVLSRISHEELESLFIGYGYQPYFVEGSDPESMHQAIAATLEHCINEIKSIQQESRSTGIPTRAKFPMIVLRTPKGWTGPKEVDGHKVEGFWRAHQVPLSGMQNNPEHLQMLVDWMQSYKPDELFDASGKLIPELKDLAPKGERRMSANPVANGGLLRRALRMPDFRDYGVKINKAGQSEAENTKPLGVFLRDVMRQNMDNFRVFGPDENTSNKLQAIYEVSKKFWIAEYLPEDADGGELAVDGRVMEILSEHTLEGWLEGYLLTGRHGFFSTYESFVHVIDSMINQHCKWLEISKDIAWRSPIASLNLLITSTVWRQDHNGFTHQDPGFLDVVVNKSAEVTRIYLPPDVNTLLSVSDHCLRSTDYVNVIVCDKQSHLQYLSMEEAVKHCTKGLGIWDWASNDQGVEPDVVMVGCGDILTQEALAATILLWEHFPELKIRFINVVDLFKLQPDTEHPHGLSDRDFDSLFTTDKPIIFNFHGYPWLIHRLAYRRTNHKNLHVRGYKEKGNINTPLELAINNQVDRFSLAIDVIDRVPKLKNIGSHAKENLLNQQIECRQYAYAHGIDKPEIVNWRYPH encoded by the coding sequence ATGGTATCAACTCCTCTCAAAATGGCTGACACGGACTCCTTAAACACAGCAATTAGTTGCTATGGTACTGCCCGCTCCACTGTGGCAGGAAGCCCGCTCAGCGCCGAAGAATTGCGGAAAACCGATGCCTACTGGCGAGCTTGCAATTATCTTGCGATCGGAATGATCTATCTACGCGAAAATCCACTTTTGCGCGAACCTCTAAAGCCAGAACATATCAAAAATCGCCTACTCGGACATTGGGGATCGAGTCCTGGCATGAGTTTTGTCTATACGCATTTGAATCGCTTAATTAAGAAATATGACCTGAACGCCATCTTCTTGGCTGGCCCTGGACATGGCGCACCAGGGATTTTAGGCCCTGTATATTTAGAAGGAACCTACTCTGAGGTTTATCACGATATCAGTGAAGATGAAGAGGGAATGAAGCTCTTCTTTAAGCAATTTTCTTTCCCAGGGGGGATTGGCAGTCACTGCACACCTGAAACTCCAGGATCGATCCATGAAGGAGGCGAACTTGGCTATAGCGTTTCCCATGCCTATGGCACTGTATTTGATAATCCCGATTTAATCTCTGTAGTGATGGTCGGTGATGGTGAATCGGAAACTGGGCCCCTCGCAACTGCTTGGCATTCCAACAAGTTTATCAATCCCATCCGTGATGGTGCTGTCTTACCGATTTTGCATCTGAATGGATACAAAATTAACAATCCGACGGTACTATCACGGATTAGCCATGAAGAGCTAGAAAGTCTATTCATTGGCTATGGTTATCAACCTTACTTTGTGGAAGGTTCCGATCCTGAGTCAATGCATCAAGCGATCGCAGCTACACTTGAGCATTGTATTAATGAGATTAAATCGATCCAACAGGAATCTCGTAGTACAGGTATTCCCACAAGGGCAAAGTTCCCAATGATTGTGTTGCGGACTCCTAAGGGCTGGACTGGCCCCAAGGAGGTTGATGGACATAAGGTAGAAGGTTTTTGGCGAGCTCACCAAGTGCCACTATCGGGAATGCAAAATAATCCTGAACATTTGCAAATGTTAGTGGATTGGATGCAGAGCTATAAACCTGATGAATTGTTTGATGCATCTGGCAAGCTGATCCCTGAATTGAAAGATCTTGCACCAAAAGGTGAGCGCCGTATGAGTGCTAATCCAGTTGCAAATGGTGGCTTATTGCGTCGCGCTTTGAGAATGCCCGATTTTCGCGACTATGGGGTGAAAATCAATAAAGCAGGTCAGAGTGAGGCGGAAAACACTAAGCCGCTAGGTGTGTTCTTGCGTGATGTGATGCGCCAAAACATGGATAACTTCCGTGTATTTGGACCTGATGAAAATACATCTAATAAACTGCAAGCGATTTACGAGGTCAGTAAGAAGTTCTGGATTGCGGAATATCTGCCTGAAGATGCTGATGGCGGAGAACTAGCTGTAGATGGTCGAGTGATGGAAATCCTCAGCGAACATACCTTAGAAGGTTGGCTAGAGGGCTATTTGCTGACAGGAAGGCATGGATTCTTTTCCACCTATGAGTCCTTTGTACATGTGATCGACTCGATGATCAACCAGCATTGTAAGTGGTTGGAAATCAGTAAAGATATTGCATGGCGATCGCCGATCGCTTCTCTGAATCTCTTGATCACATCGACGGTCTGGAGACAAGACCACAATGGTTTTACCCATCAAGATCCAGGATTCTTAGATGTGGTTGTGAATAAGAGTGCGGAAGTAACGCGCATTTATTTGCCGCCCGATGTGAATACGCTGCTATCGGTATCTGATCATTGTTTGCGTAGTACCGATTATGTGAATGTGATCGTCTGTGACAAGCAATCCCATTTGCAATACTTGAGTATGGAAGAGGCGGTTAAGCACTGCACCAAAGGTCTAGGCATTTGGGATTGGGCAAGTAATGATCAAGGTGTGGAACCAGATGTGGTGATGGTAGGCTGTGGGGACATTCTCACTCAGGAAGCTTTAGCTGCCACTATTCTGCTATGGGAGCATTTTCCAGAGTTGAAGATTCGCTTTATCAATGTTGTGGATCTGTTCAAGCTACAGCCTGATACCGAACATCCTCACGGTTTAAGCGATCGCGATTTTGATTCGCTATTCACTACTGATAAGCCGATTATTTTCAATTTTCATGGCTATCCTTGGTTGATTCACCGTCTCGCCTATCGCCGCACCAATCACAAAAACCTGCATGTGCGCGGTTACAAGGAGAAGGGTAATATCAATACACCTTTGGAACTTGCGATTAATAACCAAGTTGATCGTTTTAGTTTAGCGATCGATGTAATCGACCGTGTGCCGAAGCTGAAAAACATCGGTTCTCATGCTAAGGAAAATCTGCTTAATCAGCAAATCGAATGTCGTCAATATGCCTACGCGCATGGCATCGATAAACCTGAAATTGTGAACTGGCGTTATCCCCACTAA
- the sat gene encoding sulfate adenylyltransferase, which yields MARQLKNIAPHGGQLINRMATEAQKEVFYSKADHLPIVQLTERSLSDLELIAIGGFSPLTGFLGKADYESVVLNMRLANGLPWSIPITLPVTTEVADTLSVGSLVRLNDPDGIFIGVLELSEKYKYDKLKEAIHVYRTNEDRHPGVKVVYAQGDMYLAGDVWLLERRPHPLFPTYQIDPVDSRELFIEKGWRTIVGFQTRNPIHRAHEYIQKCALEIVDGLFLHPLVGATKSDDVPADVRMRCYEIMLEHYFPLDRVTLAINPAAMRYAGPREAIFHALIRKNYGCTHFIVGRDHAGVGDYYGTYDAQHIFYEFEDGELGITPLMFEHAFYCKRVQGMATTKTSASLPEERVHLSGTKVREMLRRGECPPPEFSRPEVAAELAKVMHKMAIEEAATGFEI from the coding sequence ATGGCTCGACAACTTAAAAATATCGCACCGCATGGTGGTCAACTGATCAATCGCATGGCAACTGAAGCACAAAAAGAAGTGTTTTATAGCAAAGCTGACCACTTACCAATCGTGCAACTAACAGAGCGATCGCTGTCGGATCTTGAGCTAATTGCGATCGGTGGATTTAGCCCATTGACTGGCTTTTTAGGTAAAGCTGACTATGAGTCCGTAGTTTTAAATATGCGTCTCGCCAATGGCTTACCTTGGTCGATTCCGATTACCTTGCCCGTCACTACTGAAGTTGCAGATACACTGAGCGTTGGCAGCCTTGTGCGTCTAAATGATCCTGACGGTATATTTATTGGCGTATTAGAACTAAGCGAAAAATATAAATACGACAAACTCAAGGAAGCGATCCATGTCTACCGCACTAATGAAGATCGTCACCCTGGGGTCAAGGTGGTCTATGCTCAAGGTGATATGTATCTGGCTGGCGATGTGTGGCTGTTAGAGCGTCGCCCTCATCCTCTATTTCCCACCTATCAGATTGATCCTGTTGACTCTCGCGAATTATTCATCGAAAAAGGCTGGCGTACAATTGTCGGCTTCCAAACCCGTAACCCGATCCACCGCGCCCATGAATATATTCAGAAATGTGCGCTGGAAATCGTCGATGGTTTGTTCTTGCATCCTCTTGTCGGCGCAACTAAGAGCGACGACGTGCCCGCCGATGTACGGATGCGTTGCTATGAAATCATGCTGGAGCATTATTTCCCCTTAGATCGGGTGACCTTGGCGATTAATCCTGCGGCGATGCGCTATGCTGGCCCCCGCGAAGCGATTTTCCATGCTTTGATTCGTAAAAACTATGGTTGTACGCACTTCATTGTCGGGCGCGATCACGCAGGTGTCGGCGACTATTACGGAACCTATGACGCACAACATATTTTCTATGAATTTGAAGATGGCGAACTGGGGATTACGCCTTTGATGTTTGAACATGCTTTCTATTGCAAACGGGTTCAGGGCATGGCAACTACTAAGACCAGTGCCAGTCTCCCCGAAGAGCGAGTACATCTCTCTGGTACAAAAGTCCGCGAAATGCTCCGTCGTGGCGAATGTCCGCCTCCTGAATTCTCCCGTCCTGAAGTTGCGGCAGAGCTAGCGAAAGTGATGCACAAAATGGCGATCGAGGAAGCTGCCACAGGCTTTGAAATCTAA
- a CDS encoding ankyrin repeat domain-containing protein, whose protein sequence is MTKLFRNSFDLAFNLAFLAIETKSLEPLQKLREMIVGKEVDANAWVDEITLLGKVAEAGDQELVSLMLGLVDDVNFRKVERVVTPLMDAAGGQSIEIVRLLIDYGSDPNIVREGTFALECAAQAGRDDIFDFLLPLTHQDFHKSAKRTMDSIKEKSSREPLNKDTLELFELLRRSDVSKIKIVKAISKGANVNAYDDSDSTILMRACDRCSADIIQVLLKAGADPNLGQPIFRAFSYNKYYVLDVTKTLVHSGANVNTAYHDGVCPLMIASHYNTGFRIKAFQVGYDLCDFLISSGANLNQTTQYGCTSLMFAARSGDIQIVKLLIEKGANVNLRDNKGMSVLDYAKTSFYVKESGDTNLIQFLESIY, encoded by the coding sequence ATGACTAAATTATTTAGAAATTCTTTCGATTTAGCCTTTAACCTAGCTTTTCTAGCAATTGAGACGAAGAGCCTAGAACCATTGCAGAAGTTGCGAGAAATGATTGTCGGGAAGGAAGTAGATGCCAATGCATGGGTAGATGAGATTACGCTTCTAGGGAAGGTTGCAGAGGCTGGAGATCAAGAGCTGGTTTCGCTGATGCTAGGCTTGGTAGATGACGTAAATTTTAGAAAGGTTGAAAGAGTTGTTACCCCTCTAATGGATGCAGCAGGAGGTCAAAGTATAGAGATAGTTAGACTTTTAATTGATTATGGCTCTGATCCGAATATTGTAAGAGAGGGTACATTTGCTCTTGAATGTGCGGCTCAAGCTGGAAGGGATGATATATTTGACTTCCTTTTACCTCTTACGCATCAAGATTTCCATAAATCAGCAAAAAGAACTATGGATTCTATAAAAGAAAAAAGCTCAAGAGAACCTTTGAATAAAGACACTCTTGAGCTTTTTGAGCTTCTTCGTAGGAGCGATGTATCAAAAATAAAAATTGTGAAAGCAATTTCCAAAGGCGCAAATGTGAATGCTTATGATGATTCAGACAGCACTATATTAATGAGAGCATGTGACAGGTGTTCTGCTGATATTATTCAGGTATTACTCAAAGCTGGAGCAGATCCCAATTTAGGACAACCTATATTTAGAGCTTTTAGTTACAACAAGTATTACGTATTGGATGTTACTAAAACTCTTGTACATAGTGGTGCTAACGTGAATACTGCTTATCATGATGGTGTATGTCCACTTATGATAGCAAGCCATTACAATACAGGATTTAGGATTAAAGCTTTTCAAGTTGGCTATGATTTATGTGATTTTTTGATTAGTTCAGGGGCAAATTTAAATCAAACAACCCAATATGGATGCACATCTCTGATGTTTGCGGCAAGAAGTGGAGATATTCAAATTGTTAAACTACTAATTGAGAAAGGTGCAAATGTAAATCTAAGGGATAACAAAGGAATGTCAGTTTTGGACTACGCTAAAACTTCTTTCTATGTAAAAGAAAGTGGAGACACAAACCTTATACAGTTC